A portion of the bacterium genome contains these proteins:
- a CDS encoding argininosuccinate synthase, which produces MSEIKRIVLAYSGGLDTSVILKWLMETYKAEVICYCGDVGQEEDLEGVREKALATGARDYLVSDLREEFVRDFVFPAVAANAIYEGTYLLGTSLARPVLAKEQVRIAREFDADAVAHGCTGKGNDQMRFELTFQALAPDLEIIAPWRDWDLGGRTELMAYAKKYEIPVEATLKKPYSIDRNLLHVSYEGGVLEDPWHPPEEKMWGWTRSVQDAPETPAQVVIEFERGVPVAVDGNKLGPVELLTRLNDLGAEHGVGRVDMVEDRAVGMKARGCYETPGGTLLYAAHRALESITLDREVMLERDRLIPRIAQLIYNGFWYSPEMEFLRAAVDKSQEHVSGEVRLQLYKGGLAVLGRRSDETLYSEEIATFEADDAYDQSDATGFIRLNALRLKLRSPTR; this is translated from the coding sequence ATGAGTGAGATCAAGCGCATCGTTCTGGCGTATTCCGGCGGCCTGGACACCTCCGTCATCCTGAAATGGCTCATGGAGACCTACAAGGCCGAGGTCATCTGTTACTGCGGCGACGTGGGTCAGGAAGAGGATCTCGAAGGCGTTCGAGAGAAGGCTCTCGCGACCGGTGCCCGGGACTACCTCGTTTCGGACCTTCGCGAGGAGTTCGTACGCGACTTCGTCTTTCCCGCAGTAGCCGCGAATGCGATCTATGAAGGCACCTATCTGTTAGGGACCTCGCTGGCCCGACCCGTTCTGGCGAAGGAGCAGGTCAGGATTGCACGCGAATTCGACGCAGACGCGGTCGCGCACGGCTGCACCGGCAAGGGAAACGACCAGATGCGCTTCGAGCTGACTTTTCAGGCGCTGGCTCCCGATCTCGAAATCATCGCGCCCTGGCGAGACTGGGATCTAGGTGGCCGCACCGAGCTCATGGCGTACGCCAAGAAATACGAAATCCCGGTCGAGGCGACCCTGAAAAAACCGTATTCGATCGACCGAAACCTGCTTCACGTCAGCTACGAGGGCGGTGTGCTCGAGGATCCCTGGCACCCACCTGAAGAGAAAATGTGGGGTTGGACGCGCTCGGTCCAGGACGCACCGGAGACCCCGGCGCAGGTCGTCATCGAGTTTGAGCGCGGAGTGCCGGTGGCCGTCGATGGCAACAAGCTCGGGCCGGTGGAACTTCTGACGCGATTGAACGATCTCGGCGCGGAGCACGGAGTGGGTCGGGTCGACATGGTCGAGGATCGAGCGGTCGGTATGAAGGCCCGGGGCTGCTACGAGACGCCGGGCGGGACCCTCCTGTACGCGGCACATCGCGCGCTCGAGTCCATCACGCTCGATCGCGAAGTCATGCTCGAGCGCGATCGCCTGATTCCGCGCATTGCGCAGCTGATCTACAACGGCTTCTGGTACTCACCGGAGATGGAATTCCTGCGGGCCGCCGTCGACAAGAGTCAGGAACACGTGAGCGGCGAGGTCCGGCTACAACTCTACAAAGGTGGGCTTGCCGTGCTGGGGCGAAGATCGGACGAAACCCTGTACAGCGAAGAGATCGCGACCTTCGAGGCCGACGATGCTTACGACCAGTCCGACGCCACCGGCTTCATCCGCCTCAACGCTCTGCGGCTCAAGCTTCGCTCGCCGACTCGCTGA
- a CDS encoding tetratricopeptide repeat protein: MSETTQEKVTRLLKRGLNYYGLGDLEAAIGCWEQARAKDPDNQAVYDYLETAYEEAGVERPATLQRPPTPELASIDDDVTPRAITPAPVARQNPLEDEEDTERSMPPALPESETDEVDDVDTTISGALSAYKNGRLDEAWVKLQKAAKSYPDRLDVQGYLQLVRSEQAQRWAGEIGDQGRILTLKASNSDLMNLDLHPEEGFLVSQIDNTVTISDLMSLSSCGRVRTLEIIARLLREGIAE; encoded by the coding sequence GTGAGTGAGACGACTCAAGAGAAGGTCACGAGACTCCTCAAGCGAGGTTTGAACTACTACGGGTTGGGAGACCTCGAGGCAGCGATTGGTTGCTGGGAGCAGGCGCGCGCCAAGGATCCGGACAACCAGGCGGTCTACGACTACCTGGAAACGGCCTACGAAGAGGCCGGTGTCGAGCGTCCCGCCACGCTTCAACGACCGCCGACCCCGGAACTCGCCAGTATCGATGACGACGTGACACCTCGCGCCATCACACCCGCTCCGGTGGCCAGACAGAATCCGCTCGAAGACGAGGAAGATACCGAGCGCAGCATGCCGCCGGCCTTGCCCGAGAGCGAAACCGACGAGGTGGATGACGTCGATACGACCATCTCTGGCGCACTCTCCGCCTACAAGAACGGTCGCCTGGACGAAGCGTGGGTCAAACTGCAGAAAGCCGCAAAGTCGTACCCCGATCGTCTCGATGTGCAGGGGTATCTGCAGCTCGTCCGTTCCGAGCAAGCCCAGCGCTGGGCAGGGGAGATCGGGGACCAGGGTCGCATCCTGACTCTGAAGGCCTCGAATTCGGATCTGATGAATCTCGATCTGCATCCGGAAGAAGGCTTTCTCGTCAGTCAGATCGACAATACGGTCACGATTTCGGACCTGATGTCGCTCTCCAGTTGTGGCCGGGTCCGAACCCTGGAGATCATCGCTCGGCTTCTGCGCGAAGGGATCGCGGAGTAG